The following proteins are encoded in a genomic region of Mycobacterium sp. 155:
- a CDS encoding DUF177 domain-containing protein: protein MASHANVGRHRNSRSPLVINISRLGRRPGSMMTHRETVPSPVRIGVELVAIEAGAPLELDLRLESVSEGVLVTGTVAAPTAGECARCLMPITGDIEIDLTELFAYPDSATDETTESDEMGRVIDDSVDLEQPIIDAVGLGLPFSPLCRPDCVGLCQQCGVPLATAEPGHHHEQLDPRWAKLAAMLPPDEDQHRA from the coding sequence ATGGCGTCGCACGCAAACGTGGGGAGGCACCGCAATTCCCGGTCGCCGCTGGTCATCAACATCTCCCGACTTGGCCGGCGACCCGGCTCGATGATGACTCACCGCGAAACCGTGCCGAGCCCGGTTCGCATCGGTGTGGAACTCGTCGCTATCGAAGCGGGCGCACCACTTGAGCTGGACCTGCGGCTGGAATCCGTCTCAGAAGGTGTGCTGGTGACCGGAACGGTCGCTGCACCGACGGCAGGCGAGTGCGCCAGGTGCCTGATGCCGATCACCGGCGACATCGAGATCGACCTCACCGAACTGTTCGCCTACCCCGACAGCGCCACCGACGAGACCACGGAATCCGACGAGATGGGCCGGGTCATCGACGATTCCGTCGACCTTGAACAGCCCATCATCGACGCAGTCGGCCTGGGGCTGCCATTCTCCCCGCTGTGCAGGCCGGATTGCGTAGGACTGTGCCAGCAATGCGGCGTCCCGTTGGCTACCGCCGAACCCGGACACCACCACGAACAGCTCGATCCGCGGTGGGCGAAGTTGGCCGCGATGCTGCCGCCGGATGAGGATCAGCACCGCGCATGA